The following proteins come from a genomic window of Geminicoccaceae bacterium SCSIO 64248:
- a CDS encoding histidine phosphatase family protein, translating into MMKTLLLMRHAKSSWDDLTLADRERPLADRGRKDAAVIAKELVKRKLTPDLVLHSDAVRAAETYAAMRETLPSDLPARPMRSLYPGSPSRIAAVLNRLGDDIGTVLVISHSPGLATLARRLAAEGKKKERKRLTEKFPTAAVAVLTFDGWPDFDKETGSLELFFRPKDVA; encoded by the coding sequence ATGATGAAGACTTTACTGCTGATGCGCCATGCCAAATCCAGCTGGGACGACCTGACCTTGGCCGACCGCGAGCGGCCGCTCGCCGACCGGGGCCGCAAGGATGCGGCCGTGATCGCCAAGGAACTGGTCAAGCGGAAGCTGACGCCCGATCTCGTCCTTCATTCGGACGCCGTGCGCGCGGCCGAGACCTACGCCGCCATGCGGGAGACGCTGCCCTCCGATCTGCCCGCGCGCCCGATGCGCAGCCTCTATCCCGGCTCGCCCAGCCGGATCGCGGCCGTGCTGAACCGTCTGGGCGACGACATCGGCACGGTCCTCGTGATCAGCCACTCGCCGGGCCTGGCGACCCTCGCGCGCCGTCTGGCGGCGGAAGGCAAGAAGAAGGAGCGCAAGCGCCTGACCGAGAAGTTTCCGACCGCGGCGGTCGCCGTCCTGACCTTCGACGGCTGGCCCGACTTCGACAAGGAAACCGGTTCTCTCGAGCTCTTCTTCCGGCCGAAGGACGTCGCCTGA